A stretch of the Acyrthosiphon pisum isolate AL4f chromosome A2, pea_aphid_22Mar2018_4r6ur, whole genome shotgun sequence genome encodes the following:
- the LOC103309985 gene encoding putative nuclease HARBI1: MDLLASFSSSDDELFIIDVLQLLPIPRFFRDRSNPLTDYDDVDFKQRFSKFAECDINDESVNCESLHNISQNTLRNVSLSPMLQLLIALRYYATGAFQAVLGDHIHVHKSTVFRVIKKVSEAIAFLKPKYIQMPRSQTEIDLVQHDFFLTRNFPKVIGAIDCTHIKIQSPNSDIGEKFRNRKGFFSVNVQAVCDGGYACRNYMMTPLGNPTSESELRYQKAQIGTRNVIERTFGVWKRRFPVLSLGIRTQIQTTLTTIIATAVLHNMLIAANEPLVIDETLLTADMLDQVPVLRHLIETVFN; the protein is encoded by the exons atggaTTTGTTGGCTTCGTTTTCATCTAGTGatgatgaattatttattattgatgttttacAATTGCTACCAATACCACGATTTTTTCGAGACAGGTCTAATCCACTGACAGATTATGATGATGTAGATTTTAAACAAAGATTCAG CAAATTCGCCGAGTGCGACATAAATGACGAGTCAGTAAACTGCGAATCGTTACACAATATATCTCAAAATACACTACGAAATGTATCATTGTCACCAATGTTACAGCTTCTGATAGCCCTAAGATATTATGCTACAGGTGCTTTTCAG gcAGTTTTAGGTGATCATATACATGTCCACAAATCGACAGTTTTCCGTGTCATTAAAAAAGTTTCTGAAGCTATTGCATTTCTAAAacctaaatatatacaaatgccAAGATCACAAACTGAAATCGACTTAGTTCAACATGATTTCTTTTTAACACGTAATTTTCCAAAAGTTATTGGTGCAATTGATTGTACCCACATAAAAATTCAGTCTCCCAATAGTGACATTGGAGAGAAATTCCGTAATAGAAAAGGATTCTTTTCTGTTAATGTACAAGCAGTGT GTGATGGGGGTTATGCTTGTAGAAATTATATGATGACACCACTTGGAAATCCTACAAGTGAATCAGAACTACGATATCAG aaagCTCAAATTGGTACTAGGAATGTCATAGAGAGAACATTTGGTGTATGGAAGAGGCGGTTCCCAGTTTTATCTCTAGGAATACGAACCCAAATACAGACTACTCTTACCACAATTATCGCTACTGCAGTGTTGCACAATATGTTAATTGCAGCAAATGAACCACTGGTTATAGACGAAACACTACTTACTGCTGATATGCTGGATCAAGTTCCAGTATTAAGACATTTAATTGAAACTGTGtttaattga